In one window of Frigoriglobus tundricola DNA:
- a CDS encoding ECF-type sigma factor codes for MSDVTRLLAAAAAGDHWAAADLLPLVYNELRKLAAARMAAENPGHTLDGTALVHEAYLRLVGDQHFDGRGHFFAAAAEAMRRILVNHASDRKRLKRGGGRTRVELLDQPASLAEDPDLVLSLDDLLTRLDADDPAAARLAHLHLFSGLSVEEAGDALGMSRAVAYRNWKYARAWLRDALGK; via the coding sequence ATGTCCGACGTAACCCGCCTCCTCGCCGCCGCCGCGGCCGGTGACCACTGGGCCGCCGCCGATCTTCTGCCGCTCGTGTACAACGAGTTGCGGAAGCTGGCGGCCGCGCGCATGGCCGCCGAAAACCCCGGTCACACGCTCGACGGCACCGCCCTCGTGCACGAAGCGTACCTCCGCCTCGTCGGCGACCAGCACTTCGACGGCCGCGGGCACTTCTTCGCCGCCGCGGCCGAGGCCATGCGCCGCATCCTGGTGAACCACGCCAGCGACCGCAAGCGCCTCAAGCGCGGAGGGGGCCGAACGCGCGTGGAACTCCTCGACCAGCCCGCCTCTCTCGCCGAAGACCCCGACCTCGTCCTCTCGCTCGACGACCTCCTCACGCGGCTCGACGCCGACGACCCCGCCGCGGCCCGACTCGCCCATCTCCACCTGTTCAGCGGGCTGAGCGTGGAGGAGGCCGGCGACGCCCTGGGGATGTCACGGGCGGTGGCCTACCGGAACTGGAAGTACGCCCGCGCCTGGCTCCGCGACGCCCTCGGCAAATAA
- a CDS encoding WD40 repeat domain-containing serine/threonine protein kinase: MPVDPARAKSLFLAAADLPAADRGPFLGRECGADADLRDRVEALLRADEEPPVPSDVTTSPFDPGPAPDGGTVRSDGPPAHFHYVPPIGPGAVIADRYTLLKVIGEGGMGSVFLASQTEPVKRQLALKLIKTGMDSKAVLARFDAERQALALMDHPNIARIYDGGLTPTGQPFFVMELVTGVPLTDYCDTHRLMVDARLRLFVAVCQAVQHAHQKGIIHRDLKPGNVLVTEVDGRPTPKVIDFGVAKATGQQLTDLSLSETGAIVGTPAYMSPEQADPTSMDIDTRTDVYALGVMLYELLAGSPPLDAAQFRRGALLEMLRMVREVEPPRPSTRLSTADALPNIAAARSIDPARLAKLLRGELDWVVMKALEKDRTRRYESATAFARDIERYLADEVVEARPPSRGYRLKKFVTRNKVQVLAGSLVLLTLVAGVVASTYFAVQAREEASAARAAEIKAEAEAKAARKAEGEARTAEGDARSAETKAEAEAKAARKAEADAKWQARLANDARHAIQIDLALRAREEKDYERVAALLQEVRPEYQGVWETRYVRTLWRRETPLLATLKGHTSFVRSASFGPDGTRVVTASEDGTARVWDAATGREQAVLKGHTSFVRSASFSPDGTRVVTASEDGTARVWDAATGREQAVLKGRTSTVESASFSPDGTRVVTASLDKTARVWDAATGREQAVLKGHTDLVVSASFSPDGTRVVTASLDGTARVWDAATGREQAVLKGHTNVVYSAAFSPDGTRVVTASGDGTARVWDAATGQEKAVLKGHTGGVWSVAFSPDGTRVVTASQDKTARVWDAEPGLEMRPAERPRPPLPVAPPPREKK; the protein is encoded by the coding sequence ATGCCCGTTGATCCCGCCCGCGCGAAGTCGCTGTTCCTGGCCGCCGCGGACCTGCCCGCCGCCGACCGCGGCCCCTTCCTGGGCCGCGAGTGCGGCGCAGACGCTGACCTCCGCGACCGGGTCGAAGCGCTCCTGCGGGCTGACGAGGAGCCGCCGGTACCCTCGGACGTCACCACCAGTCCCTTCGACCCCGGCCCAGCCCCGGATGGCGGGACGGTCCGGTCCGACGGCCCGCCGGCCCACTTCCACTACGTCCCGCCCATCGGGCCGGGGGCGGTCATCGCCGACCGGTACACGCTCCTCAAGGTCATCGGCGAGGGCGGCATGGGCAGCGTGTTCCTCGCCAGCCAGACCGAGCCGGTCAAGCGGCAGTTGGCCCTCAAGCTCATCAAGACGGGCATGGACTCCAAAGCCGTCCTCGCCCGGTTCGACGCCGAGCGGCAGGCACTGGCCCTCATGGACCACCCGAACATCGCCCGCATCTACGACGGCGGCCTCACCCCCACCGGCCAGCCGTTCTTCGTCATGGAACTGGTGACCGGCGTTCCCCTCACCGACTACTGCGACACCCACCGGCTCATGGTCGATGCCCGGCTGCGGCTCTTCGTGGCGGTGTGTCAGGCGGTGCAGCACGCCCACCAGAAGGGGATCATCCACCGCGACCTCAAGCCCGGCAACGTGCTGGTCACCGAGGTGGACGGCCGCCCGACGCCCAAGGTCATCGACTTCGGGGTGGCCAAGGCCACCGGGCAGCAACTGACCGACCTGAGCCTCTCCGAGACCGGGGCCATTGTCGGCACCCCGGCGTACATGTCGCCCGAGCAGGCCGACCCGACCTCGATGGACATCGACACCCGCACCGACGTGTACGCCCTCGGGGTGATGCTCTACGAACTGCTGGCCGGGTCCCCGCCCCTCGACGCCGCGCAGTTCCGCCGCGGGGCGCTGCTGGAGATGCTCCGCATGGTCCGCGAGGTCGAGCCGCCGCGGCCGAGTACCCGGCTGAGCACCGCCGACGCCCTTCCGAACATCGCCGCCGCCCGGAGCATCGACCCGGCACGGCTGGCGAAGCTCCTGCGCGGGGAACTGGACTGGGTGGTGATGAAGGCCCTGGAGAAGGACCGGACCCGGCGGTACGAGTCCGCGACCGCCTTCGCCCGCGACATCGAGCGTTACCTGGCCGACGAGGTGGTCGAGGCACGGCCCCCGAGTCGAGGTTACCGGCTGAAGAAGTTCGTCACGCGGAACAAGGTGCAGGTACTTGCCGGGAGTCTGGTGCTGCTCACGCTGGTCGCCGGGGTGGTCGCGTCCACCTACTTCGCCGTCCAGGCGAGAGAGGAGGCGTCGGCGGCACGCGCAGCGGAGATCAAGGCCGAGGCCGAGGCCAAGGCCGCACGCAAGGCGGAAGGGGAGGCGAGGACGGCGGAAGGGGACGCCCGGTCGGCGGAGACCAAGGCCGAGGCCGAAGCCAAGGCCGCACGCAAGGCGGAAGCGGATGCAAAGTGGCAGGCTCGGTTGGCTAACGACGCGCGGCACGCGATCCAAATCGACCTGGCGCTGCGGGCGAGGGAGGAGAAGGATTACGAACGCGTGGCAGCTCTTCTCCAAGAGGTGCGACCGGAATACCAGGGTGTCTGGGAGACCCGCTACGTCCGCACCCTCTGGCGTCGCGAGACTCCTCTACTCGCCACCCTGAAGGGGCACACGAGCTTCGTCCGGAGCGCGTCGTTCGGCCCGGACGGGACCCGCGTCGTCACCGCGAGTGAGGACGGGACGGCGCGGGTGTGGGACGCGGCGACCGGCCGGGAGCAGGCGGTCCTGAAGGGGCACACGAGCTTCGTCCGGAGCGCGTCGTTCAGCCCGGACGGGACCCGCGTCGTCACCGCGAGTGAGGACGGGACGGCGCGGGTGTGGGACGCGGCGACCGGCCGGGAGCAGGCGGTCCTCAAGGGGCGCACGAGCACGGTCGAGAGCGCGTCGTTCAGCCCGGACGGGACCCGCGTCGTCACCGCGAGTCTGGACAAGACGGCGCGGGTGTGGGACGCGGCGACCGGCCGGGAGCAGGCGGTCCTCAAGGGGCACACGGACTTGGTCGTGAGCGCGTCGTTCAGCCCGGACGGGACCCGCGTCGTCACCGCGAGTCTGGACGGGACGGCGCGGGTGTGGGACGCGGCCACGGGCCGGGAGCAGGCGGTCCTCAAGGGGCACACGAACGTGGTCTACAGCGCGGCGTTCAGCCCGGACGGGACCCGCGTCGTCACCGCGAGTGGGGACGGGACGGCGCGGGTGTGGGACGCGGCCACGGGCCAGGAGAAGGCGGTCTTGAAGGGGCACACGGGCGGGGTCTGGAGCGTGGCGTTCAGCCCCGACGGCACCCGCGTCGTTACCGCGAGTCAGGACAAGACGGCGCGGGTGTGGGATGCCGAACCGGGGCTGGAGATGCGCCCGGCCGAGCGGCCCCGGCCGCCGCTGCCGGTCGCCCCGCCGCCCCGCGAGAAGAAGTGA